CTTTAAATCAAATTAGTGGCGTCACTTATATGTGTGTGTACGATGTTGCCACTTTAGTAACCAAGAGAAGACTCGTCCCGAACCAAATATTGACAATAACAAGTCCTAGCATTGCAAGATTGTTATATTTCCTGCACACAACACAACCAAGATCACCAAATATTTAATGTTGATTATACGTACGTTACATATCAGATGACTTGTTGATGTTCAAATTAAGTGAAAGTGACTGTACCCAAGAGGGAGGCGTCCTTTGGGATCTCCTGATGCGTATCCATTGAAGTAGAAATATCGGGTAACTATATAAACTACTCCTAAAACAGAACATATAACTGGATGCTTGAGCCCTCCCAAAACCAACAGTGTGAAGAAAATTGGCAAAGTTTCGAGCGAATTTTGATGCCCTCTctgcaaaaaaaataaaattgaCCCGTAAAGGAAATGAAAACTCTATACATAGTTCACTTTTACATTCAACCACTATAATATATATACAACTACTTTAAAAAACCTGAACACAATTATAGATTTTGTAATCCTTGCTATCAGCTTCGGTAGCATATAATATAGGATACCCCACATTGTACCTTCATCAAAAAAAGAAAATGGTAATTGGAGATTTAGCGTGTAGTTAAAAAACTAACTGATTCTATGAACATAGAACATAGTTAGCTAGTACACATAAGGGCTGGATTGAGTATTGTTACTTTTTTCGGGCTTTGCCTACTTGAATCTGCATATAAGCATTGAAAAAGCAGTAGGCGATAATTGTTAGGATAATGTAACCGTATTCACTGGGAAGTAAATCTATTAAAAGGGCCATTGTAATTTCCTTCAGTATCCTGAAATGTTATATGTGACCGTATGGTTTATAAGCTTCACTTGCATTGTAATTGTAGCCCTTTAAGTTAGTTGTATGTGAAGTTGTAAACTTGTGCAAACAACTTAAACAGCATTACGCCAGGGTGGCAAATATGTTTTTCCAAAAGAGAAACGAGAAAGCACAAAACAAAattaaaggttttttttttttggaacggcaAACACACATTCATTTTGTCTACAACAGACTCGAACTCATAACCTTAAATATCTTCTTCGAGCATAACCACAATAGTCATATGTCAAACAATAGTTAGTGTGGAATGGCGTTGTGGTTCAACATGCTTATTAGTAAGTTATTTTATGTTAATATTTAGCTTTACGTTTGCGTCAAGGTTTCTGCTTTCGACAACGTTACTGTGATGTTGTAGTGACATTTATCGTGTTACATCTTTGTATCTTGAGCACATTTAacttattgttatagttataataataattctgttttttaattttttttaatttaattattttcagGAATGTTCAGTACCTTTTTTATTATTATAGTTCTAACTTTTCATTACTGTTTCTGTTAAATTTGACGTTGCAGTTctctaatatatttttatgtttccaTTTTTTAAAAAGGTTCTGTTGTTAACAAGCAAGTTTATTAATCAAAGTGTTAAACAACTGTATTCTAAAAAGAAACTAATTTTGTGTATTTTTTGTTGCTCTATTAGTCCACCATGTTTGTTATTGAGGATTAAAAATGATATATCTATGTTTGTTTTGAGGATCTACAATTTTATTCTGTTGCTTATTTGTTTTCCACCATGCTCTTACTGTTAACCAGTAAGGCctttaattataatttaaaacaGTTTTACCTTGAAAAACATATAGTGTGGTGTACTTTTGCAGAAATCGTGATCACATTATGATAATTATATTTGGGTCGGTGCCAATTTTGTTGTCGCTGCTGGTGTTGTCAAGTAGAAAGCTAATAAAGAGGTGAAATATAGCATGCTTATCTTTTCGATCTTTTTGCTCCTTGTTGCGGTTTTCTATTGAACTTGTTACTCTTTCAAACTGTTGTAGAATGTTTGGCCTTTCGTTTGGATCTATTCTGGTGATTGCGTTGCTGGTGGTAGCTAGTGGCAGAATGAGTTATttgtgttgggaaattacggcctcattaattcccaccacccagcccaacaataatagtaaagaaataagaacaatacacaacacaagatttaacgtgaaaactccaaaacaggagaaaaatcaccggcccccaaagagagaaatacactatatcacaaattgttacaatgatatagacgactctcttaagccaactacactctccaaaatatttaactaatacaactctcaaacaagggtaagaaagaaagaaataatcaaatacttaaagtgtattgattggtgcaatttggaatgaagccttagcccctcttatataaccaagtcactcacccctcacatcttcctcccaccaatgtgggataaacatatcttctactagccaaaataaaccaacaaatctccaccttttggatagaagaagataaccatgcttccacattgcaaggataaccgatgtagacgcttcctcgacgacaacttcaagatcctcatcttcataccgttgacattatctcccaagagacaaaacttgcttcttcatcgaacattgtctaaaccgacaatcattgtcatcacagacaatcataactcttaacaagaattatcatactccaccattaagagtatagcacttagaatatcacattccaagcatttcacctcgacacatgttgttgaacaaccagctgaaactttatggtgcaacttccttgtttggctttcccgaaagtcccatcagctacaacatcagtttccaccacacagcctgcatcaacgccaaaccaatgcccatgtgtaattgtggaaccgctaacgaacatccctttccacggtggcgcggacacaccatgaggatgacgtgacttcagaggaattcgtcactctccgtaacaacggagacaatgttagcgtctttggagccatttgccggattagctccaccgggacaattaacccttacatgtccagtcttcccgcacttccagcatgtcagattctttctagagtttctcttctgcctatccgaacacaacactatcgtatctcctgatgacgagaccccgttaccttccagtcttttctcctcggataggagcttgctagtaacgtcttcaaacttcagagttttcttcccatacatcaaaataggtttcatgtgttcataagacgatgataaagataatatcaacctcaaagctttatcttcatcatccgttttaactccaatagcctccagttctgaaacaataccattaagaatacttagatgatctgaaatctttgaacccccatccatacgcagagtatgaaattgttctttaagacacaaccgatttgagatgcccttgccctggtacaactgctctagtttaacccaaagctcctttgccgttgataacccgtgcacatttgcaagcacgttctttgcaagacacaaacgaatcgcacttgctgccctcaaatccatatcatcccattcttcttcatcgaacttactgctagaatcactgccaggaacaagggtgagtttacccttcaaagccttgtgtaaaccggactgaatcaacacatccttgacttgaacctgccataagccaaaattgatcatcccatcaaatttctctacatcaaacctcattggactgaacttcaacatcgtatccgtatcctatagacaacaactttctctgattttgctcacgtttcgaatagccaaaagatgtagcaggtagccaggaccctttaaatcgaaaatccacaactaggccactaacaaatccaattattactacgaatcagaaaaaatattgtctaaccagataccctatacgatcgatagaactcgtttctgatgtggacgatccactcccgtggcaaccacagagcatactccgactcctataaccgagaccctcgtcaaacctgacgctctgataccagttgttgggaaattacggcctcactaattcccaccacccagcccaacaataatagtaaagaaataagaacaatacacaacacaagatttaacgtggaaactccaaaacaggagaaaaaccaccggcccccaaagagagaaatacactatatcacaaattgttacaatgatatagacgactctcttaagccaactacactctccaaaatatttaactaatacaactctcaaacaagggtaagaaagaaagaaataatcaaatgcttaaagtgtattgattggtgcaatttggaatgaagacttagcccctcttatataaccaagtcactcacccctcacatcttcctcccaccaatgtgggataaacatatcttctactagccaaaataaaccaacaatttGTTGATGATTCGGGTGGGCATGGTTCAAGGAGTTGTTAGTTGATGAGTTATATTTATCAAATAATTCTTTCAGCCACTAAAAAGAACAGCTACCACTAGCGACGCAATAAAAAACGGATCAAAACGAAAATCCAAACATTCTATGACGGTTTAAAGGAGTTACAGAACTGATATAAAACCACAATGAGAAACTAAAAGACCAGAAAGATAAGCATGCTATGTATGGCATTTTCTTAATAACTTTCGACTTGACAACAACAACACAGGACAATAGAATTGCCACCAACCTAAACATAACTGTCATAGTGTGATCAAGATTCCTGCAAACATACACCAACATTAGATGTTTTTCAAGGTATACTTGTTTTGAAGTTTAATTAACGGACTTACTGAACACCAAGAGCATCGGGATAACGAACaagcaacaaaataaaattgcagtTTCTCAAAACAAAAGCAGAGATAACGTGTTTAATCCTCAATAACAAGCCAAGTCGACTAGTAGAGAAACAAAAAATACACAACATTAGTTGTTTTTTAAGATACACCTGTTTTAAAATTCGATTAACAAATTTACTTGTTAACAGCAGGACCTAAAGAATGAATTAACAGCAGGAGCTAAAGAATGAAAAAGCAACAAAGTTTTCAAAACAAATTATGTTATAGCATTATTAATCCTTAATGAAACACCGGGTTGAATATTACCAGATTTATTGGTCTGGTTAAGGAGTGGAACTTTTACttctaatatataatatatataagttctataataataaaataaaattattataagttctataataataaaataaaattattattcttcttaaaatatataaaatttaaatcgaGACAGAAAACAGATTAAGGAACTATTTTCTCAACTTTAACATGTCTAGAAACAATAATGAAAACTTAGAACCAAATTTTTttgaaaataattaatataataaaaatagaATTAATATAGCCATAAAAATAATTTAAATGTGCTCCAGATACGAAGATGTAAACACGATAACTGTCACTAACTTTGCTTGAAATAGAAACCATGACGTAATGAATTTATCTATACTAATTAGAATTTGTATATTTAGGTTATATCGAACAAATAATTTAATTTTATTAGCAAGCAAATATGTACAAGTTTAATCTTTAGAGTTACAATATACTGGCTGCTTATGGTTACAATGTAATATCAAGTTAATGATTTGCAATAAGCACAAAACTTGTAATTGTGTCTTGAAAGTACTCACCAATCATAACTGAATACCTGTAAGAGTTTGGATGGTTCATGAAATATAATTATCGATGATGGACAACGTTACAATATGGTCTGCGGGTCCACACATGTCTTCTTGATAGTAGCGTGTCTCTGATGTAGTTGATGCTATATTGTTTAAGAGACATTCGTCAGATATACATGGATAAAGGTACCTTTAGTGTTGCGTCTTAACAATTTTAGTGTACGCTATGCATATGCATATATGACCACATATCAAGTTAAACGGTTGATGATTTATACCATATTCTAAAGGTACTTAAAGATACATAAAGGTGTTCGAGACGTTGTTCCTATTTATGTGAATAGGAGATATCTATCCATAAATCAAACTTAGTGATAAGATTTAAGAACTATATGCTATTCAAAGACTTGTACAACTTTTGTCTTGTATTTAGTTACTTGAAGATAAACGTATTGGCACTGAAATCCCGAGCTGCAGCTTGTGAGTATCTGACTTATCTTTATTTAAtacttaatttatatttatatttgcatATTCAAGTAATtccaatataagcccaagagttcatcactttctaaaaccaattggtatttgagggacttccccttagacttatatacatacatttgtttttgtctccctcctatgtgagatgttgtaaatttagtgtaattttgggttttaatctacacttgtaaatgggtttggaggtacggagtgtacacccattaagtgatagattacccgaacccaaaagtggttttccattatttactatcatgacttggtctacctgaaatttgactaagtgttttcagtactaagttttcttagtaagctgaaatttggctaagtgttttgtgctggttgttctgcattgctggtccttgtgctggttgttctgcattgctggtccttgtgttggttgttctgcattgctggtccctgtgctggttgttctgcgcagctggtccctgtgctggttgttctgcgcagctggtccctgtgctggttgttctgcgcagctgatccctgtgctggttgttctgcgcagctggtcctgtttgctggttcctctgcgctgctggtcctgtatgctgacttttgcgctgctggtcctgtatgctgacttttgcgctgctggtcctgtttgctgatttttgcgctgctggtccttttgcagtgctggttcttaagagacagcagtaagaaaacacttaacacaattttgagtgattactgaagaattattcttgcacccacttttgctttagtgattgaaggaataatacttgtttattataaagtgatcactcatgctttgatagttgtaaaatataatatttgtttattgtaaaagtaacaacttttactttaatgatggaagtgataatatttgtttatagaaatattcttcctgtaaccacttttgaatattatagaagatacttttattaatcaatcggccaattgattttaataaaagactctttcatgataagggtgtatataaatatattaaccaatatgcatgagaaatatatacaagttacgaacaccaaaatattcttctgcaaaaggaattcttgtttctgccaaaacaagaatttaatctctgtcttatcccaaagtgatattcgtgtaacccaggctataagggtcgaataattactttcggaaagtgataccacgattcagtgatttatccggctatcgattattttaccctacacgaaagaatttaataaaacctccaacaatcgaaagtaattatacgttataatcgatggcggctacgatgaaacacatgacggcgaatttctccaaacttgataagtttgagggaattgattttaggagatggcaaaagaagatgcacttctttctgagcagcatgagtgtggtgtacgtactcagcacaccaattcccgaagatcatggtgatgatgccactattgaacaaattcggaaaaggtgcaagtgggagaacgatgactacatcgctagaggtttaatcctcaatggtatggctgattccctttttgatatttacctaaatattgaatcttctaaagaactatgggactgtttagaaaccaagtatatgtctgaggatgcttctagtaaaaagttccttgtgagtaattttaataattacaagatggtcgattctagaccggtcttggaacaatacaatgagctcattcgtatacttggtcaattcacacaacataagatgaacatggatgagtctattcaagtctcaagcataattgataaactacctccatcttggaaagaatttaaacattctttgaaacataagaaggaggagttaactcttgttgagttgggtagtcatctgcgtattgaggaatccctcaggttgcaggataatgacaagccaaagagcaacgaagttgctggtacgtctgttgtcaatatggtggaacataaaaagttcactagtaataatgacaaaaagggcaaacgtaaacatcaaggttataacaaggctattccgaacaagaagtctaaattgacttgttggaagtgtggtaaaactggacacataaaaaaggattgcaaggttatttttggtaataataatgccaaaggatctagcacaagcggttcgggaaatggtttaaacaaccacaactcgaaaggtcagaatatatttaataattcaaatgagaattattatgtttcatatatatctgaggcttattttgtgcaggatgatgatgtcgcgtggtgggttgactcgggagccaccacccatgtatgcaaggatagattttggttcaagacttacgagtccgtgactgatggatcaattcttcatatgggaaatgagtcaacagcctctgttcatggacgtggaagtgtggatttgtgttttagttctggaaaaactatttgtttgtttgatgttttgcatgtaccacaaataagaaaaaatttgatttccagtagtgtgttaaattgttgtggttataaacaagtgattgaatctgataagtttgttttgtcaaaacatggtatgtttgttggttttggttatttatgcaatagaatgtttagacttaacattaatcacttgaatgttaattttgcttttatatctacttctagcataaataattctacactttggcatgctagactaggacatatacactttaaaagaatgcaagatatgtctaaagatggattaataccggcttttgacatgaacaatgaaaagtgtaaaacgtgtatgttaacaaagatcactaagaaaccatttcaaaatgtacatcgtgatactgaaattttggaattaatacatagtgatttatgtgatttgcatgctactcctactttagggaacaagaaatattttgtgacttttattgatgatgcttctagattttgctatgtttatttgttacatactaaggatgaagcattagataaatttaaaatatttaaaactgaagtagaattacaacaaaaggctttgattaaaagacttagaacagatatgggaggtgaatacattgaccaatcgtattttcaatccgttggtattatccatgagaccacagctccttatactccacaacaaaatggtatatctgaaaggaagaatagggtccttaaggaaatggttaattccatgttatcctattcgggtttaagtgaaggattttggggggaagctatgttaacagcttgttatttgcttaatagagttcctaacaaaagaaacaagattacaccttatgaactttggaataaaaggaaacctaacttgaattatcttcgggtatggggctgtagggcggttgtaagactacctgatcccaagaagaaaagtttaggtgaaagaggtatagattgcatatttgttggatatgttgaacattccaaggcatataggttctatgtaatagagcctaatgagtttgtctcaatcaattccgtgattgattcaagggatgcaatctttgatgaaaatcgattttcatctatacctagaccaaaggatatgattcctagtaacaatggaatcaataaggattgtaatgatgaagtctctgaaaaggccgttgatcagtcacttgagcttcggaaaagcaaaagaaaaaggaaacctaaatcatttggaccagattttcaactatacttagttgaaggttctagggatgatgtttctacccaatattcgtattgtttcaatgttgatgatgatcctaaaacatatgatgaagcaatgaggtctcaggatgttgcattctggaaagaggcaattaatgatgagatagattctatcatgggcaataacacttgggtgttagctgatctacctcctggttgcaaacctttgggttgcaaatggatcttcaaaaagaagatgaaggtggatggaactattgaaaaattcaaggcaaggttagtcattcaaggctttagacaaaagtctggaattgactattttgatacttatgctcccgtggcacgtatcactaccattagactgctgattgctttggctacgattcacaatctagttattcaccagatggatgtgaagacagcattcttgaatggtgaattggatgaggaggtttatatgaaccaacctcagggctttgtcatgacaggaaatgaaggcaaggtgtgcaaacttgtgaaatccttatatggtttgaaacaagcacctaatcaatggcatcaaaagtttgatgaagtgattttatctagtggttttaaattaaaccaagcagataaatgtgtatatagtaaatttgatgattctggtaaaggagttataatttgtctatatgttgatgacatgttaatctttgggactgaccaaagtcaggttgatttaacaaaagaatttttgtcatcaaaattctccatgaaagatatgggggaggctgacgttatccttggcattaggatcaaacgtgaaagcaaaggaatttcgatttgtcaatctcattatattgagaaggtgttgaaaaagttcaattgctttgaatgtaatcctgtgagtacccctgttgatccaagtgagaagcttatgcctaatcaaggtgaagctgtatcacaacttgagtattctcaggtgattgggtgtttgatgtacgccatgacttgttcaaggccggatattgcttttgctgtgggaaaactgagtagatatgctagtaatcctagtactcatcactggcaagcaattaggcgggtactgaagtacttgaagaaaactatggactatagtttatcttataatgggtttccttcagtaatagaaggatattctgatgcgagttggataaccaatattgaagatcattcttcaacgagtggttgggtgttcttgcttgggggaggtgctatttcatgggcttctaagaagcagacatgtattactaactcaacgatggaatctgagtttgttgctttagctgctgctggtaaagaagcagaatggcttagaaacttgatccatgagataccattatggcctaaacctatagcacccatgtctatccattgtgatagtgctgcgacattggcaaaggcttatagccagatgtacaatggaaagtctagacacttaggtgtcagaaatagcatgattcgtgaactcatcatgaatggggtgatttctatagtgttcgtgaggtcacaacagaatttagctgatcacttgacgaagggattggcaagagacttggtgaacaagtctgctgtggggatgggtttaaagtctacataaatttctaattataagatacccaattcccttctgatgaaaattagaatttgaattcaatgtggaaggcttatacttagaaatttggagtacaaaattttgtatcatcccaaggtaaggtatgtactcggacctattgaaggtgaggatgaagtttagcttcttaatggtttatttgaaaaagtgcaatagcaggtgcatgactgaaatgaactacctatgtgaatgtgaagttttgccgcttcaacaaagcttggacttttgctttagatacattcatgaatggatatggacacatggcttgtaaagtgtcaggatagctttagagtatttgaaaacttatgtgtatgttattttcagttattcaaatgggttgaagggttcaattcttagaacaccccgattctcgaatatttggaatgtgtaatgtactaaggtgaaaattcaatcttcaagatattttcatttatgcatgagttttgttttaatttgtttaattctcatgaaacgaattgcactaaattggggaggattgttgtaaatttagtgtaattttgggttttaatctacacttgtaaatgggtttggaggtacggagtgtacacccattaagtgatagattacccgaacccaaaagtggttttccattatttactatcatgacttggtctacctgaaatttgactaagtgttttcagtactaagttttcttagtaagctgaaatttggctaagtgttttgtgctggttgttctgcattgctggtccttgtgctggttgttctgcattgctggtccttgtgctggttgttctgcattgctggtccctgtgctggttgttctgcgcagctggtccctgtgctggttgttctgcgcagctggtccctgtgctggttgttctgcgcagctaatccctgtgctggttgttctgcgcagctggtcctgtttgctggttcctctgcgctgctggtcctgtatgctgacttttgcgctgctggtcctgtatgctgacttttgcgctgctggtcctgtttgctgatttttgcgctgctggtccttttgcagtgctggttcttaagagacagcagtaagaaaacacttaacacaattttgagtgattactgaagaattattcttgcacccacttttaCTTTAGTGattgaaggaataatacttgtttattataaagtgatcactcatgctttgatagttgtaaaatataatatttgtttattgtaaaagtaacaacttttactttaatgatggaagtgataatatttgtttatagaaatattcttcctgtaaccacttttgaatattatagaagatacttttattaatcaatcggccaattgattttaataaaagactctttcatgataagggtgtatataaatatattaaccaatatgcatgagaaatatatacaagttacgaacaccaaaatattcttctgcaaaaggaattcttgtttctgccaaaataagaatttaatctctgtcttatcccaaagtgatattcgtgtaacccaggctataagggtcgaataattactttcggaaagtgataccacgattcagtgatttatccggctatcgattattttaccctacacgaaagaatttaataaaacctccaacatgggataggtttgcaccccaacatTACAAATATGTATACTCTTCTTCTTGACAGCTATGTTCCTACCTTAACGTTAGGTGTCCCCGTAAAAGTTGTTGATCCCGAGTTTCGAGAAAATTGCTTACGTGGATACCGTCAGATAGAGTAAGCTTCAAGTTGTCCCGATAAGTTACTCTAAATTTTTCTGTTGGACTAtttattttatatcaaaatatactTTGTGCTATTTAAATGTGTAGAGTCTTACGTGTGTATGTTTTTTACAGTATAAAGTTAAGAAGTTGCGGTCGTTGCTGGAAGCATTTGGTGCAAAAGTTGTTCCTGTTGGAGATTTCAAACCCCAAAGCCAGTTTGTGATCTCTTAACTATCTGTTTACACAACTAAGAATAAGATATATGATATTAAAGCAGTATTTCATCATGTAAAAAAATATTTCAGGGTTTAGAGGATGATGAAAGTAATAAAATgtgtgttaggaagagaggattgcCTGGACGttaggagatacaaatttgagagaaaaacaactctattactcacaagaatagatttacagagtattacaaaactcttacaaaaaaactctcaaactcacacacactctctaggttgtgattacacttcattctctgagtgatttttggga
This window of the Rutidosis leptorrhynchoides isolate AG116_Rl617_1_P2 chromosome 7, CSIRO_AGI_Rlap_v1, whole genome shotgun sequence genome carries:
- the LOC139859523 gene encoding uncharacterized protein codes for the protein MALLIDLLPSEYGYIILTIIAYCFFNAYMQIQVGKARKKYNVGYPILYATEADSKDYKIYNCVQRGHQNSLETLPIFFTLLVLGGLKHPVICSVLGVVYIVTRYFYFNGYASGDPKGRLPLGKYNNLAMLGLVIVNIWFGTSLLLVTKVATSYTHI